The sequence TAAGTTGGAGTTAGTATCATCTCTTGTTTTAGACTCTCATCCTAATTTTGTTGAAACTATATTTGGCCATGAAAGAGTTGATTCTTTGTTAAAACAAGAATTTAGTTCTAAGTATGGTGTTAGGAAATCTGTATTTTTCCATATTAGATCGGGTTGTGAAATCACTTCAGTGCAATGACTAGAAACACATAAGGCTCTGCATGCATGGACAAAGTTCAGATTTACAATATGCATCTAAAAAAGAAAACAAGTAGAACCTTCAATTTCAATGGGAAGAGATTAAAATTGAAAATGGATTCATCTCCCAAATGAGTAAAATACAACATGAAAACTGCTGGCTAACTCATGTGAAAGAAGGAACTGATATATCATGCCTCAAGTTCTCTTCTTGCTTCTGTTACCTCTCCCCAACCTAATTCTTTGGTCAAACTAGAAAGATGAAGGTCTACAATGCCAATGATATTAATTTTACTTTGACACAACCTTCATCTGTTAATAATTCCTGATACAAGATTACTATTCCAAGTTGCAAGTTTGAACTCATCAGTTTCCTGGTAGCCAACTAGCCATGATAGTTTCACATTCATAAAACCTTCGACGGTGTAGACGGAATAGAAAACTCGGGCGGCTTGCTGTCCTCAGTTTTGCTTTATCTCTCGGAGCATTTCAACCACATTCTTCATTTTTGGTCGCTTTGCCGGTGTGGTGTCTGTGCAGAGCAGCGCAACCTTAAGAGCAGCAAGCATTTCTTTCCTCCAACCAAAGGAAACAGTGCTGAGCCTTGCATCCAGTATCTGCTCTGGAGTTTCCCCTCTTACCGGAGCACTTTGAACCCACTTCACCAAATCTACGCCTTCACCGAAATCCTCATCCACTGGCAGTCGAGTAGTAAGGATTTCCAACAAAACAACGCCATAGCTATAAACATTTCCCGGTGCTGTAACTTGCATTGTATAAGCATATTCTGCAACACAGAACAAATGTAACATGAAGCTCACAAAACACACTAAATAGGAAGGAATATAGAATCATAGCAAGAACTGCATGACAGAAAATAGTATACCTGGTGGTATGTAACCGAAGGAACCAGCAACTGCACTAATACTGGCCGTGCCCTTGGTTGGATCAAGGAGTTTAGAAATCTCAATCTCACCAACCAATGGCTTGAAATTTGCATCTAGAAGTACATTGCCAGAAGAAATGTCAAGATGGATAATTGCTACATGATGAAGAAAAGCCAAACCTTCTGCGACTCCAATGGCAATGGATAGCCTAGAAGGCCAATCAGGCTGATATTCTGGTTGCCTTGAAGATTCATGAAGAAGCTGAGCCAGAGTACCATTTGGAAAATAATTATGCAAGAGAAGAGCAACATCTTCATATATAACATAGCCAACTGGTCGCACTAGATTATCATGACAAACTTTGCTCAGCCTTTCGAGTTCTCTAATCATCTTGTTCTGGTGGTTCATTATTGTCTTGTCGACGGACTTCAGTCTCCTTACGGATAAGACCACTCCAGAAGGCATGACGGCCTTGTAAACAGTGCTGAAAGTTCCACTACTGAGCTTATTAGAGTCTTTCAGAGTCGCTTTAACAACAGCATCAAGGTCTACTGCTTGTTTGAGATGATCAACAAAAATGCTCCCAGCTATTATAGTTGGTTTTTCAGTGGTTCCATCGTCTATGATCCCGGCAGCATCTTTGGCTACTTTTTCTTGCCTCTCTCTGATCATAAAAAGCAAGACAACTATAGTTACCGACATAAAAACTGCCAAACCAGAACCAATTACAGCCAGTATGATTCTGTAAGAAACCCTGTGATGGTAGGCCTTGTGATCATCGTAAAGATCTCCGCATGAAGAGTTCAGTGGCTCTCCGCAAAGCCCTTTATTGCCGATGAAGCTTGAAATAGGACTCTTCTGAAATGGTACAAATTCTGGTACAGGGCCTCCAAAAAGATTGTTGGAGAAGTTGACCTCTATCAAGCTCAACATTCCCTTAAGCTCAGGTGGTATATTACCCGAGAGCCGATTGTTTGAGACATCGAGGGAAACAAGTTTGTCCAGTCTTCCTAATTCAGGGGGCAGTGGTCCATGAAGatgattgaagctcagattcaGTGCTATCTGTAAGTTTCTAATGTGGCCAACTTCAGGAGGGATAGTTCCAGTCAAATAGTTGCTGCCCAATTGTAGTTCAAGAAGTTTTGCACAATTTCCAATTTCATGAGGGATCTCTCCTCTTATGGAATTCTGACCCAAGAGCAAGTACTGCAACCTAGAAATGTTGCAGATTTCACTTGGAATTGTCCCATTGAATCTGTTGTTGCTAATATCAAGCTTGTTAAGACTTCTGCAACTCAGAATCGACCTTGGGATATCTCCAAACAGGCTATTTCCAGAAAGAATTAATTCCTGAAGGTTCATAAGTTTTCCAAATTCTGCCGGAATTGCTCCCATAAATCCATTTGAAGCTAAATTCAAGAGGGTAAGATTCAAACACTGAGCAAATTCAGACACTACTTCACCGGAGAGATTATTATTGTCGGCCTCAAAGTAGGTTAGGCTACTAAGATTTCCAACTGTCTTTGGAATATTACCTACTAGATGGTTGTTTCCGATTCGAACACTGGAAAGGGCATGGCAATTCCCAATTTCCTGAGGAAGATCACCACTAAAATTATTCTGGGTGAGAACCAGAACTTGTAGCTTCCCTGGGACAAAAATGCTTGCCGGTATAGGGCCTTCAAGCTGATTTGAGTGCAGGTTAAGTATTTGAAGATCCGGAATCGAGCCTAAATTATCCGGAACCTTGCCACCTAAACGATTCTCATAAGCAGAAAACACCCTCAGGTTGGTCAAATTGCCCACCCAAGAAGGTATTAAACCACTCAAATGATTACTAGAAATTTGAAGATCCTGCAAATTCTCTAAGCCATGAAGCTCTAATGGTATCTCTCCAACAAGCACATTACTAGAAAGGTTCAATGATCTGAGGCTTTTGAGAGCACCCAATTGCGGCGGAATTGAGCCTGAAAACTTATTTGAAGACAAATCTAGGACTTCAAGATCAGATAACTTTCCAAAAGCAGGAGGAATCAATCCATCAAA is a genomic window of Arachis ipaensis cultivar K30076 chromosome B06, Araip1.1, whole genome shotgun sequence containing:
- the LOC107645472 gene encoding leucine-rich repeat receptor-like tyrosine-protein kinase PXC3 encodes the protein MVSTCGISFQISTLKKKGRYIVKESCNFCCCCCGRALITVLGFIFGRTLLRVWGVKALKALHFSREQCSVMEILCFLHLLLGWYLSNSNLVNAQLQDQAILLAINKELGVPGWDSSNSNYCNWQGISCGNHSMVEKLDLAHRNLRGNVTLMSELKALKWLDLSNNNFDGLIPPAFGKLSDLEVLDLSSNKFSGSIPPQLGALKSLRSLNLSSNVLVGEIPLELHGLENLQDLQISSNHLSGLIPSWVGNLTNLRVFSAYENRLGGKVPDNLGSIPDLQILNLHSNQLEGPIPASIFVPGKLQVLVLTQNNFSGDLPQEIGNCHALSSVRIGNNHLVGNIPKTVGNLSSLTYFEADNNNLSGEVVSEFAQCLNLTLLNLASNGFMGAIPAEFGKLMNLQELILSGNSLFGDIPRSILSCRSLNKLDISNNRFNGTIPSEICNISRLQYLLLGQNSIRGEIPHEIGNCAKLLELQLGSNYLTGTIPPEVGHIRNLQIALNLSFNHLHGPLPPELGRLDKLVSLDVSNNRLSGNIPPELKGMLSLIEVNFSNNLFGGPVPEFVPFQKSPISSFIGNKGLCGEPLNSSCGDLYDDHKAYHHRVSYRIILAVIGSGLAVFMSVTIVVLLFMIRERQEKVAKDAAGIIDDGTTEKPTIIAGSIFVDHLKQAVDLDAVVKATLKDSNKLSSGTFSTVYKAVMPSGVVLSVRRLKSVDKTIMNHQNKMIRELERLSKVCHDNLVRPVGYVIYEDVALLLHNYFPNGTLAQLLHESSRQPEYQPDWPSRLSIAIGVAEGLAFLHHVAIIHLDISSGNVLLDANFKPLVGEIEISKLLDPTKGTASISAVAGSFGYIPPEYAYTMQVTAPGNVYSYGVVLLEILTTRLPVDEDFGEGVDLVKWVQSAPVRGETPEQILDARLSTVSFGWRKEMLAALKVALLCTDTTPAKRPKMKNVVEMLREIKQN